The following proteins come from a genomic window of Peptoniphilus equinus:
- a CDS encoding dicarboxylate/amino acid:cation symporter, whose product MSETKKFTMGLIPKLIIAIALGILVGLYLPPVVTQIAVTFSANFGKLLNFVIPLMIIAFVSKGIADLSEGAGKLLLAAVGMAYASTLIAGSLSYTMAHTLFPSFIDPAMVDKIQQASENNLAALFEIPLNPAIDVTGALVLAFMIGLCVSVLRQKGTGQGFYQLINEFNEMINMVLAKVIIPVLPFFIFGNFANMAYSGSVFAILSIFIRIFGCIIALHIVYISVMFIVAGGLTGRNPFASLKKALPAYMTAIGTQSSAATIPVNVECNRKIGVTRQIREFVIPLAATVHLPGSMITLTACVYTLLFMYDMPHNFGLIIQFIAILGVAMVAAPGAPGGAVMSALPFLPVVGVASDSPLATILISLYLTQDSFGTAANVTGDNAISMLVEKFYYKHIVHRPIPEEDFTAEDPTN is encoded by the coding sequence ATGTCTGAAACAAAAAAATTTACAATGGGCTTAATTCCAAAGCTTATTATTGCCATTGCACTTGGTATTTTAGTAGGTCTCTACCTGCCACCTGTAGTGACTCAAATTGCCGTTACGTTTTCAGCTAACTTCGGCAAACTGCTAAACTTTGTCATTCCTCTGATGATTATTGCCTTTGTATCCAAAGGGATTGCCGATTTGTCTGAAGGGGCAGGCAAACTGCTTCTTGCCGCAGTAGGTATGGCGTATGCCTCCACGTTAATTGCAGGTTCGCTATCTTACACCATGGCTCATACTTTATTCCCAAGCTTTATTGACCCTGCAATGGTAGATAAAATTCAACAAGCTTCTGAGAATAACTTAGCCGCTTTATTTGAAATTCCGCTCAATCCTGCCATCGATGTCACCGGCGCACTCGTCCTTGCCTTTATGATAGGTCTTTGTGTATCCGTGCTTCGCCAAAAAGGCACCGGCCAAGGTTTCTACCAATTGATTAACGAATTTAACGAAATGATCAACATGGTCCTTGCCAAAGTCATCATTCCGGTGCTTCCATTCTTTATCTTCGGCAACTTTGCCAATATGGCTTATTCCGGATCCGTATTTGCCATTCTCAGCATCTTTATTCGTATTTTCGGATGCATTATCGCACTGCACATTGTGTACATAAGTGTCATGTTCATCGTGGCCGGCGGCCTCACAGGGAGAAATCCTTTTGCCAGCTTGAAAAAAGCACTGCCTGCTTACATGACCGCCATCGGTACGCAATCTTCTGCAGCAACCATTCCTGTCAATGTCGAATGTAACCGCAAAATCGGCGTCACCCGCCAAATTCGTGAGTTCGTTATTCCACTGGCCGCTACTGTTCACCTTCCAGGTTCTATGATCACACTCACCGCGTGTGTCTATACTTTGCTCTTCATGTATGATATGCCGCACAACTTCGGTCTGATCATCCAGTTCATCGCCATTCTCGGCGTCGCCATGGTTGCAGCTCCAGGCGCTCCCGGCGGAGCCGTTATGAGTGCTTTGCCGTTCCTGCCTGTTGTTGGCGTAGCTTCCGATTCACCACTTGCCACCATTTTGATTTCCCTGTACCTGACTCAAGACTCTTTCGGTACTGCAGCGAATGTCACCGGTGACAACGCCATCTCCATGTTGGTTGAAAAATTCTACTACAAACACATTGTACACCGTCCAATTCCTGAAGAAGACTTCACGGCTGAGGATCCAACCAACTGA
- a CDS encoding restriction endonuclease, with protein MYTKAFTYKNLPVQSYTIAHDTIPMPLSPELTEALEYLLWYVPNIASIQSQDNPFVSNRYYDDYTFTEIMHHLNLDDEDVLITKTIDPDIEAFFKKSIIPDRQKVVLTVGDDETKTEALFRHIRNAIAHGYITVAADLLVGFDYKYTHGNNTECTAIFQIHPRELLAALRRVTTDLNNEDVIVKAFTTCGYYVDHYEENFKRSTKFDLFVKKDSQSYGVELRNSASKDELDREEVTEMIRQLESIYEGLRPVLVINSSFLKEASKEELLSHEVIILDIKNIKKMLQGRDMLGEITSAQREH; from the coding sequence ATGTATACTAAAGCCTTTACTTATAAAAATCTCCCTGTACAAAGCTACACGATTGCCCATGATACCATTCCCATGCCCCTGAGTCCTGAGCTCACCGAAGCGTTGGAATACCTCTTGTGGTATGTCCCCAATATCGCCTCCATTCAATCCCAGGACAATCCCTTCGTCTCCAATCGCTACTATGATGACTACACCTTCACTGAAATCATGCATCATCTGAATTTGGACGATGAGGACGTGCTCATCACAAAGACCATTGACCCGGATATTGAAGCGTTCTTTAAAAAGAGTATTATCCCGGACAGACAGAAAGTCGTGCTCACCGTAGGCGACGATGAGACGAAAACGGAAGCGCTCTTTCGTCATATTCGCAATGCCATTGCCCACGGTTATATCACGGTGGCAGCGGATCTCTTAGTGGGTTTCGATTACAAATACACGCACGGCAACAACACCGAATGCACCGCCATCTTTCAAATTCACCCTCGCGAGTTGCTTGCAGCACTGCGTCGGGTGACCACGGATCTCAATAATGAAGATGTCATCGTCAAAGCCTTTACCACTTGCGGCTACTATGTGGATCACTACGAAGAAAACTTCAAGCGCTCCACCAAATTCGATCTCTTTGTCAAAAAGGACAGCCAGAGCTACGGCGTCGAACTCCGCAACTCCGCATCGAAAGACGAATTGGATCGGGAGGAAGTCACCGAGATGATCCGTCAGTTGGAATCCATCTATGAAGGTCTTCGCCCGGTCCTTGTGATCAATTCTTCCTTTTTGAAGGAAGCGTCCAAGGAAGAACTCCTCAGCCACGAAGTGATTATTCTGGATATTAAAAACATTAAAAAGATGCTTCAAGGCCGAGATATGCTCGGCGAAATTACATCCGCTCAGCGTGAACACTAA
- a CDS encoding M20 metallopeptidase family protein, with protein MTLDELKHDIQRMEAELIAIRRHLHANPEPGMEEVETSKYIVEQLQGYNMDAVTPTGEVGVIAAVNPGKGKCIAIRADIDALRVEEATGVAWASQRPGVMHACGHDIHITCLLGAAKVIAAHKEDFDCTVKFIFQPAEERGQGAKYMISHGALDNPKPDYIIGLHCWPGMPAGTIYHRSGMMSAASDRFVLKVKGKPGHAAHPELAVDPIYIASQIVVNTQSIISRELSALESAVLSFTSIHGGRGGNVIGDAVELKGSIRSLSAEGRELIHRRLREIAEGIAAAHGGNCEVALTSGTPMLSNDPFVSEVIKRAAKEVFGEAAYIENPHETMGSEDFAYYLESVPGAMFRLGCGFKDKDNPPLHSNRMNPDEDCIRVGVLMHSMTVYYLSKSY; from the coding sequence ATGACGCTTGACGAACTGAAACATGACATTCAACGGATGGAGGCGGAGCTCATAGCTATTCGACGCCACCTCCATGCCAATCCCGAGCCGGGAATGGAAGAGGTGGAGACCTCAAAGTATATCGTTGAGCAGCTGCAAGGCTACAACATGGATGCCGTCACACCGACGGGGGAGGTGGGGGTCATTGCGGCAGTCAATCCCGGGAAAGGGAAGTGCATTGCTATTCGTGCGGACATCGATGCACTGCGTGTTGAGGAAGCGACGGGTGTAGCTTGGGCGTCTCAACGGCCGGGGGTCATGCATGCGTGCGGCCATGACATACATATCACCTGTCTTTTGGGTGCGGCGAAAGTGATTGCGGCACACAAGGAGGACTTTGACTGTACGGTAAAGTTTATTTTTCAGCCGGCGGAGGAGAGGGGACAAGGGGCCAAGTACATGATCTCACATGGGGCATTGGACAACCCGAAACCGGACTATATTATCGGTCTGCACTGCTGGCCGGGGATGCCGGCGGGGACGATCTACCACCGAAGCGGGATGATGTCCGCCGCCTCGGATCGCTTTGTTCTCAAGGTCAAAGGCAAACCGGGGCATGCTGCCCATCCGGAACTTGCCGTTGATCCTATCTACATTGCCAGTCAAATTGTGGTGAATACACAGTCGATTATTTCCAGAGAGCTCAGCGCCTTGGAGTCTGCGGTGTTGTCTTTCACCTCCATTCACGGCGGGCGTGGCGGCAATGTGATCGGCGATGCGGTAGAGCTTAAAGGCTCGATTCGCTCACTGTCCGCTGAGGGACGGGAGTTGATTCACAGGCGGCTTAGAGAGATCGCCGAAGGCATTGCCGCGGCTCACGGCGGGAACTGTGAGGTGGCACTGACTTCGGGCACGCCGATGCTCTCTAACGACCCCTTCGTCTCGGAGGTGATAAAGAGGGCGGCCAAAGAGGTTTTCGGTGAGGCGGCCTACATTGAGAATCCTCATGAAACCATGGGTTCTGAGGATTTTGCCTATTATCTGGAGAGCGTGCCGGGCGCCATGTTTCGACTGGGGTGCGGATTTAAAGATAAGGACAATCCACCCCTTCACTCCAACCGAATGAATCCGGATGAAGACTGTATTCGAGTCGGCGTCCTCATGCACAGTATGACGGTGTATTATTTATCAAAGAGCTATTAA
- a CDS encoding nucleoside deaminase, producing MDEALALAKKSMETGDVPIGAVVVRDGVIIGRGFNQKEHTGLASEHAEMIALKEAAATLGHSHLEDCTLYVTLEPCLMCAGAMVNFRLGKVVIGARNGRFGCCGTSVNVLTTSNHEPDVVFTEDQRCSQLLSSFFKQLRTMRKG from the coding sequence ATGGACGAAGCACTGGCCCTGGCAAAGAAAAGTATGGAGACCGGCGATGTACCCATCGGTGCCGTAGTGGTACGGGACGGTGTCATCATCGGACGCGGTTTCAATCAAAAGGAACACACCGGTCTTGCCAGCGAGCACGCTGAGATGATCGCCCTGAAAGAAGCGGCCGCGACGCTGGGTCACTCCCACTTGGAAGACTGCACGCTTTATGTGACCTTGGAGCCGTGTCTGATGTGCGCCGGCGCCATGGTCAACTTCCGCCTGGGCAAGGTCGTCATCGGCGCGCGCAACGGGCGCTTTGGCTGCTGCGGCACGTCGGTCAATGTCCTCACCACGTCCAACCATGAACCGGATGTGGTCTTCACCGAGGATCAACGATGCTCACAACTTCTCTCCTCATTTTTTAAACAATTACGAACAATGCGTAAGGGATAA
- a CDS encoding phosphatase PAP2 family protein → MAWEISLLNEIQGFENPVFDIVAKMLAQFGTAGIGFIIIGLGLAVVKRTRRWGLHILAGLILVFIFGNVLIKPLVGRVRPYVEAGKTIIVPALQDGSFPSGHTYSAFVTAFASRRYHRLWGGVLMTFAVLMGLSRLYLYVHYPTDVLGGVVLGLVASLLAGKLIEQWYRRRHNNNA, encoded by the coding sequence ATGGCTTGGGAAATTTCACTGCTGAATGAAATACAGGGTTTTGAAAACCCTGTATTTGACATTGTGGCAAAAATGCTGGCACAGTTCGGCACTGCGGGCATCGGATTTATTATTATAGGTCTTGGCCTTGCCGTAGTGAAGCGGACACGCCGGTGGGGTCTTCACATTCTCGCCGGTCTTATCTTAGTCTTCATCTTCGGCAATGTGCTGATCAAACCTTTAGTGGGTCGCGTGCGGCCCTATGTGGAAGCGGGCAAGACGATTATCGTCCCGGCACTTCAAGACGGATCCTTTCCGTCGGGACACACCTATTCCGCCTTTGTGACTGCCTTCGCATCCCGCAGATACCATCGACTTTGGGGCGGGGTGCTGATGACCTTTGCCGTTCTTATGGGACTCAGTCGCTTATATCTCTATGTGCACTATCCCACCGATGTACTTGGCGGCGTCGTCTTAGGTCTTGTGGCCAGTCTTCTTGCCGGCAAGCTAATAGAACAATGGTATCGCCGCAGGCACAACAACAATGCGTAA
- a CDS encoding CDIF630_02480 family spore surface protein → MNNEKKHDANVEQAEAIQQEHRPASDVYSKAAGKDPETGVEQPTEEAVIEAKEWVDQQNQR, encoded by the coding sequence ATGAACAACGAAAAGAAACATGATGCTAATGTAGAACAAGCCGAAGCCATTCAACAGGAACACCGTCCGGCAAGTGATGTGTACAGCAAAGCGGCCGGCAAGGATCCTGAAACCGGTGTGGAACAACCTACTGAAGAAGCTGTTATCGAAGCGAAAGAATGGGTTGATCAACAAAACCAACGCTAA
- a CDS encoding ABC transporter ATP-binding protein, with translation MLRTLLSHVKDYKIYTFLCPVFVIIEIIMDVLIPYFMSLIIDVGIVNSDTDAILRYGLYLILAVVVAFLTGMMSGYLATKASAGFAKNLRFALFTNIQDFAFQDIEHFQSGSLITRMTTDVQNIQAAYQMGNRLALRSPLLLIFALFMSLRINAEISLSFLIIFPILIIGLSLILSKAHPLFERIFKTYDHLNTVVAENLLGIRVVKSFVQEDHETEKFSSLVDLIFKLYVRASKLMVNIQPLMMCCTFAATLLISYFGTQAIWGGTLQTGQLISLVNYAVQIQISLMMLSMVFMQLVISKNSAERVVEVLETTTSLDKNLGGITEVKDGSIAFDHVHFSYVDDDDKCVLSDINLDIASGANVGIIGLTGSSKSTLISLIPRLYDANKGSVKVGGVDVRDYNLKTLRDSVAVVLQKNTLFSGTVRENLKWGNEQATDEQIQWAAKIAQAHDFIMATEHGYDTIVERGGTNFSGGQRQRLCIARALLKRPQVLILDDSTSALDNETEQKIVDGMQVHLPSMTRLTISQRINSLEHCDTIIVMAEGKIRDRGTHEELMTRDSIYQEIASTQGGDFDEPNA, from the coding sequence ATGTTAAGAACGTTATTATCACATGTTAAAGATTACAAAATTTACACCTTCCTCTGCCCGGTTTTTGTCATTATAGAAATTATAATGGACGTGCTCATTCCCTATTTCATGAGTCTTATCATCGATGTGGGGATTGTGAACAGTGATACGGATGCCATCTTACGTTATGGTCTGTACCTTATCCTGGCAGTGGTTGTGGCTTTTCTCACAGGCATGATGTCCGGCTATCTGGCGACTAAAGCTTCGGCAGGTTTTGCGAAAAACTTGCGCTTTGCCTTGTTCACCAATATTCAGGACTTCGCCTTTCAAGACATTGAACACTTTCAAAGCGGCTCACTCATCACCCGCATGACCACCGACGTGCAAAACATTCAGGCGGCTTACCAAATGGGTAACCGCTTAGCTTTGAGATCTCCGCTCCTCTTGATCTTCGCGCTCTTTATGAGCCTTCGGATCAATGCTGAGATCTCTCTGAGTTTTTTGATCATTTTCCCTATTCTCATCATCGGTCTGAGCCTTATTTTGTCCAAAGCTCATCCCCTCTTTGAGCGTATTTTTAAAACCTACGACCATTTAAACACGGTCGTTGCAGAAAATCTCTTGGGGATTCGGGTCGTCAAGAGCTTTGTGCAGGAAGATCATGAAACCGAAAAGTTCTCCAGCCTCGTGGATTTGATTTTTAAACTCTACGTCCGAGCTTCCAAACTCATGGTCAACATTCAGCCTCTGATGATGTGCTGCACCTTTGCGGCAACACTGTTGATCTCTTACTTCGGGACTCAGGCCATCTGGGGCGGCACCCTCCAAACCGGTCAGCTCATCAGTTTGGTGAACTATGCCGTACAAATTCAAATTTCTCTGATGATGCTCTCTATGGTCTTTATGCAACTGGTCATCTCTAAAAACTCCGCCGAACGTGTTGTGGAAGTGTTGGAGACGACCACCTCGTTGGATAAAAACCTCGGCGGCATCACTGAAGTGAAAGACGGCAGCATTGCCTTTGACCATGTTCACTTCTCCTATGTCGACGATGACGACAAGTGCGTCTTAAGCGACATCAACTTGGACATTGCCTCCGGCGCCAATGTCGGTATTATAGGCCTCACCGGTTCCTCCAAGTCCACCCTCATCTCCCTCATTCCCCGTCTTTATGACGCCAATAAGGGCTCGGTGAAAGTGGGCGGTGTGGACGTGCGTGACTACAATCTCAAAACCCTGCGCGACAGCGTGGCTGTCGTCCTTCAAAAGAACACGCTCTTTTCCGGGACGGTTCGGGAAAACCTCAAGTGGGGGAACGAACAGGCCACGGATGAGCAGATTCAATGGGCGGCGAAAATTGCTCAAGCCCATGACTTTATTATGGCGACAGAGCACGGCTATGACACCATAGTGGAACGAGGCGGCACCAACTTTTCCGGAGGTCAGCGCCAACGGCTGTGTATTGCCCGCGCCCTGTTAAAGCGTCCTCAAGTGCTCATTTTAGACGACTCCACATCAGCTCTGGACAATGAGACGGAGCAGAAAATTGTCGACGGCATGCAAGTGCATCTTCCGTCCATGACCCGCCTTACTATTTCCCAGCGAATCAACTCTCTGGAACACTGTGACACCATTATCGTCATGGCAGAGGGCAAAATCCGTGACCGAGGCACTCACGAAGAACTGATGACCCGTGACAGCATCTATCAGGAAATAGCCAGCACTCAAGGAGGTGACTTCGATGAACCGAATGCGTAG
- a CDS encoding ABC transporter ATP-binding protein — MNRMRRHSGPRGGKLNTKENKEAFKRLLSMLLERGGIKFIGIIFLTLIAAGVQVLQALYIRLLVDQIIIPQMESGNFDITPLFRLVLLFGLIFAAGAMSTLISARIMINIAESIIRDLRKEMFAHMQTLPIAYFDTTPHGDLMSRFTNDTQVLEQMLTNALPSFFSSIITLTVIIISMILSSAILFGVVIVTVFALIFAMRFIGGKSAVFFSAQQQSLGTTNGYIEELIEGQKVVKVFSREAQVIDKFKELNDALAHNTMMANRYSLFLMPIIFNIGNLQFAFIATIGGLLTATGATGLSVGGLVGFLQLSRSFSGPINQLSQQMNQVISALAGAKRIFELLDTPSEVDNGVYELARVCDDGTGGITECTECTSRWAWKNPETGELIELRGDIRFENVDFSYDGVHPVLKNISLYAKPGQKIAFVGETGAGKTTITNLINRFYDVDRGTITFDGIDVKDIKKHHLRSSLGMVLQDTHLFTGTVKYNLKYAKDDATDDEVIEAAKKTQSHGFIKNLAKGYNTEISGTASDLSQGQSQLLSIGRAELYNPPVLILDEATSSIDSHTERLVQESMDEIMKGRTTFVIAHRLSTVKNADAIMVLSRGEIIERGDHDDLLAQRGVYYRLYTGGFDDEE; from the coding sequence ATGAACCGAATGCGTAGACACAGCGGCCCTCGCGGTGGAAAACTCAACACCAAAGAGAACAAAGAAGCCTTCAAACGCCTTTTGAGTATGCTTTTAGAACGAGGCGGCATCAAGTTCATCGGGATCATCTTTCTGACGCTGATTGCCGCAGGCGTGCAAGTCCTTCAGGCCCTCTACATTCGCCTGTTGGTCGATCAAATTATCATCCCTCAAATGGAAAGCGGCAACTTCGACATAACGCCTCTTTTCCGTCTGGTACTTCTCTTCGGTTTGATCTTTGCCGCCGGTGCCATGTCCACCCTCATCTCCGCCCGTATCATGATCAACATCGCCGAAAGCATTATTCGCGACTTGCGTAAAGAGATGTTTGCCCATATGCAGACTCTTCCCATCGCCTACTTTGACACCACGCCTCACGGCGACTTGATGAGCCGTTTTACCAACGACACCCAGGTCTTGGAGCAGATGTTGACCAACGCCCTGCCGTCTTTCTTCTCCTCGATTATTACCTTGACGGTGATTATCATCTCCATGATTTTAAGCTCCGCCATTCTCTTTGGCGTCGTCATCGTCACCGTATTTGCGCTGATTTTCGCCATGCGCTTTATCGGCGGCAAGAGTGCCGTCTTCTTCAGTGCTCAGCAACAATCCCTCGGGACCACCAACGGCTACATTGAAGAGCTGATCGAAGGACAAAAAGTTGTTAAAGTCTTCTCCCGGGAAGCTCAAGTCATCGACAAATTTAAAGAGCTCAACGATGCACTCGCCCATAATACCATGATGGCAAACCGCTATTCGCTATTTTTGATGCCGATTATCTTCAACATCGGTAATTTGCAATTTGCCTTTATCGCAACCATCGGCGGCCTCTTAACGGCCACCGGTGCAACCGGTCTGTCTGTCGGCGGACTGGTGGGATTTTTGCAGCTCTCCCGCTCCTTCTCCGGACCTATCAACCAACTGTCGCAACAGATGAATCAAGTCATCTCGGCACTCGCCGGCGCCAAGCGTATCTTTGAACTTCTGGACACCCCTTCAGAAGTAGATAACGGCGTGTACGAACTCGCCCGTGTCTGTGACGACGGCACCGGCGGCATCACCGAATGTACCGAGTGCACCTCCCGTTGGGCCTGGAAAAACCCTGAGACCGGAGAACTCATCGAACTTCGCGGTGACATTCGTTTTGAAAACGTGGACTTTTCCTATGACGGCGTCCATCCGGTATTGAAGAACATTTCCCTCTACGCCAAACCCGGGCAAAAAATTGCCTTTGTTGGGGAAACCGGCGCCGGCAAGACCACCATCACCAACCTCATCAACCGCTTTTACGATGTGGATCGAGGTACCATCACCTTCGACGGTATCGACGTGAAGGACATTAAAAAACACCACCTTCGCTCCTCCCTCGGTATGGTGCTTCAAGATACCCACCTCTTTACCGGTACGGTGAAGTACAACTTAAAATACGCCAAAGACGACGCCACCGATGACGAAGTCATTGAAGCCGCAAAGAAAACTCAATCCCACGGCTTTATCAAAAATCTTGCCAAAGGTTACAACACGGAAATCTCCGGTACGGCGTCCGACCTTTCTCAAGGTCAATCACAACTGCTGTCCATCGGACGCGCCGAGCTCTACAATCCGCCGGTGCTCATTCTGGATGAAGCAACCTCATCCATCGACTCCCACACTGAACGACTGGTACAGGAATCCATGGATGAAATTATGAAAGGCCGCACCACCTTCGTTATCGCCCACCGTTTATCAACGGTTAAAAACGCCGATGCGATTATGGTGTTAAGCCGCGGTGAAATTATTGAGCGGGGCGATCATGACGACCTCCTTGCACAACGCGGCGTCTACTACCGCCTCTACACCGGCGGCTTTGACGACGAAGAATAA